One genomic region from Cellulomonas hominis encodes:
- a CDS encoding fatty acid desaturase family protein: MDTRTSAPTGRAPVRPARERQVSEFTDLSRQVQESGLMRRRHGYYWTRFLVLTALLAATVVTFVAVGPSWWQLVTAAVLAAVLGQVMFLGHDAAHRQIFESGRWNDWSSLIIANLYAGMSYGWWQHKHSRHHAKPNQVAADPDIATDVIVFHTEELAAARTGLTGWLTRRQGWLFFPVLLLEGLNLHVSGVKTIFGRGPVKRRPVEIVFITLRLGGYLALVFWMLPVGMAFAFLGVQLGLFGLYMGAVFAPNHKGMPLVPRDARIDFLRRQVLMSRNIRGNRVIDTFMGGLNYQIEHHLFPSMPRPNLRRLRPTVRAFCSEHGIAYTETSLHGSYGIVIRHLNKVGIAATDPFQCPLAAQYRSSR; encoded by the coding sequence GTGGACACCCGCACGTCAGCCCCGACCGGGAGGGCGCCGGTCCGGCCGGCACGGGAGCGGCAGGTCAGCGAGTTCACCGACCTGAGCCGCCAGGTGCAGGAGTCCGGGCTCATGCGCCGCCGCCACGGGTACTACTGGACGCGGTTCCTGGTGCTCACCGCCCTGCTGGCGGCCACGGTCGTGACGTTCGTCGCCGTGGGCCCCTCGTGGTGGCAGCTGGTCACCGCCGCTGTCCTGGCCGCGGTGCTGGGGCAGGTGATGTTCCTGGGGCATGACGCCGCCCACCGCCAGATCTTCGAGTCGGGGCGCTGGAACGACTGGTCGAGCCTGATCATCGCGAACCTGTACGCGGGGATGAGCTACGGCTGGTGGCAGCACAAGCACTCCCGTCATCACGCCAAGCCGAACCAGGTCGCCGCGGACCCCGACATCGCGACCGACGTCATCGTGTTCCACACCGAGGAGCTGGCGGCGGCTCGCACCGGCCTCACGGGGTGGCTGACCCGACGCCAGGGCTGGTTGTTCTTCCCCGTCCTGCTGCTCGAGGGCCTGAACCTGCACGTGTCCGGGGTGAAGACGATCTTCGGTCGCGGGCCGGTCAAGCGCCGCCCCGTAGAGATCGTGTTCATCACGCTGCGCCTGGGCGGGTACCTGGCGCTGGTGTTCTGGATGCTGCCGGTCGGGATGGCGTTCGCGTTCCTGGGGGTGCAGCTGGGGCTGTTCGGTCTGTACATGGGGGCTGTGTTCGCGCCCAACCACAAGGGTATGCCGCTGGTTCCGCGTGACGCGCGGATCGACTTCCTGCGCCGGCAGGTGCTCATGAGTCGCAACATCCGCGGCAACCGGGTCATCGACACGTTCATGGGTGGCCTGAACTACCAGATCGAGCACCACCTGTTCCCGAGCATGCCGCGTCCGAACCTGCGCCGGCTGCGGCCGACCGTGCGCGCGTTCTGCTCCGAGCACGGGATTGCGTACACCGAGACGAGCCTGCACGGGTCCTACGGGATCGTCATCCGCCACCTCAACAAGGTCGGGATCGCCGCCACCGACCCCTTCCAGTGCCCACTGGCTGCGCAGTACCGCTCGTCGCGGTGA
- a CDS encoding LapA family protein yields the protein MLPEIRDPQDDVRQRGSGTRTSAAWFGIAVGVLIMVALVVFMLQNTESVTVSFLGMTGTAPLAVILLIAALGVALVVLLVGGLRIGQLRRRLRNSEQRLAL from the coding sequence GTGCTGCCCGAGATCCGCGACCCCCAGGACGATGTGCGTCAGCGCGGCTCGGGGACCCGGACGAGCGCCGCGTGGTTCGGCATCGCGGTCGGGGTGCTCATCATGGTCGCGCTGGTCGTGTTCATGCTGCAGAACACCGAATCCGTGACGGTGTCCTTCCTCGGCATGACGGGCACGGCTCCGCTGGCCGTGATCCTGCTGATCGCGGCGTTGGGGGTGGCCCTGGTGGTCCTGCTCGTCGGCGGCCTGCGGATCGGGCAGCTGCGCCGCCGTCTGCGCAACAGCGAGCAGCGTCTCGCGCTCTGA
- a CDS encoding tyrosine-type recombinase/integrase gives MAVDEAGRVRVLTSVHTLHPEDQAVEDMLLGWRNQQLSRNLQFATIDQRLRYVRRFIESVNEFPWRWTPLLVEEYFGDLRSVRHLSNATIRAHQAALRHFTSYISNPDYGWDVECERLFGEHPAQVFFDWNTAPHVQEFEGGPSKRPFTRDELQRLFDYADWEVERVATSRVRGWQAAYRDATMLKVAYSFGLRFNELRHLQLVDFARNPHAPEFGKYGVCKVRFGKSRRASPPKPRAVLTVFSWTPEVIQDWLSNGRGSHDTLDVFPNESGALVSEPTLLRRLRRYCEILDFPTGLDLHSLRRSYATHLLEDGWDPLFVQAQMGHEHASTTGIYTFVSSSFRTSTLRQALDRTVRDALEGRP, from the coding sequence GTGGCGGTCGACGAAGCCGGACGCGTGCGGGTTCTGACGAGCGTCCACACCCTCCATCCAGAGGATCAAGCCGTCGAGGACATGCTGCTCGGCTGGCGCAACCAGCAGCTGTCCCGGAACCTCCAGTTCGCGACGATCGACCAGAGGCTGCGTTACGTGCGCCGGTTCATCGAGTCGGTCAACGAGTTCCCCTGGCGGTGGACCCCGCTGCTCGTCGAGGAGTACTTCGGGGATCTGCGTTCGGTGCGGCACCTGAGCAACGCGACGATCCGCGCGCACCAGGCGGCGTTGCGGCACTTCACGTCGTACATCTCCAACCCTGACTACGGCTGGGACGTCGAGTGCGAGCGGCTCTTCGGTGAGCACCCTGCGCAGGTGTTCTTCGACTGGAACACCGCGCCGCACGTCCAGGAGTTCGAGGGCGGGCCGTCCAAGCGGCCGTTCACGCGCGACGAGCTGCAGCGGCTGTTCGACTATGCCGACTGGGAGGTCGAGCGCGTTGCCACGTCCCGAGTTCGCGGCTGGCAGGCCGCCTATCGGGACGCGACGATGCTCAAGGTCGCGTACTCGTTCGGCCTGCGGTTCAACGAGCTGCGCCACCTCCAGCTGGTCGACTTCGCGCGGAACCCGCACGCGCCGGAGTTCGGCAAGTACGGCGTCTGCAAGGTCCGGTTCGGCAAGTCCCGGCGAGCCTCTCCCCCGAAGCCTCGCGCGGTGCTCACCGTCTTCTCCTGGACCCCCGAGGTCATCCAGGACTGGCTGAGCAACGGGCGCGGCTCGCACGACACGCTCGACGTGTTCCCCAACGAGAGCGGCGCGCTGGTCTCCGAGCCGACCCTGCTGCGCCGGCTCCGCCGCTACTGCGAGATCCTGGACTTCCCCACCGGGCTGGACCTGCACTCCCTGCGCCGGTCCTACGCCACGCACCTGCTGGAAGACGGGTGGGATCCGCTGTTCGTCCAGGCGCAGATGGGCCACGAGCACGCCTCGACCACCGGTATCTACACGTTCGTCAGCTCCTCGTTCCGGACCTCTACCCTGCGACAAGCGCTCGATCGGACCGTCCGGGACGCGCTGGAGGGACGGCCATGA